In Macrobrachium nipponense isolate FS-2020 chromosome 30, ASM1510439v2, whole genome shotgun sequence, a genomic segment contains:
- the LOC135201983 gene encoding dual specificity protein kinase shkE-like: protein MTTNGPNQLKIETADRKRRTCHHFPEVEINAQGKKRTMEEAEASEPTMKRRKVAEEGNALIRRVLRAVKRGAKQRRNVRTRAVGHFPQMLRNTEGMKRNLEGAEETAPITKQRRTDQDGKASPRRPPLKAKRGGRKAEFVWKRNLNDSPTEPLDSHRRKRKREEEEEDKVEELKVMQWNTEEAGRTNKRRKADPDLLGAKKACPLGPPKARQRLPRQAKANAAARIHDLYGAKAKRAEQGPKAAAAAAPEGKTEEVAMKGNLPPPNEPQKELPGRKKVKDQPPPKKMPGRKKVKDEPPPPEKQPEKGKLKDEPPPEKKPRGRKAKDANVPKDQKKGKGKPTVDELSEAEVKRLLLKGHELGSGAYGTAYKVLHKGKLAVLKVAIEDLWQVRAAFRNEAKTLQELQGAGGAPMLLGTCSKPAAILMDYCCGQEFYSFIYDSKTLPSLALQALPDIARRLHEIHLAGYIHADLKTDNVMVNEQVQPRIIDFGLAVKKGRKINVGQNMSDSIYAPEYTRGAPAQPWGDVYSMGCLVDDTIYALYDDIPKDYENIIKMAKNINPKLRPTVPELVEQLEAAWRKQNLQ, encoded by the coding sequence ATGACGACCAACGGACCGAACCAACTTAAAATTGAAACGGCTGACCGGAAGAGGAGAACATGCCACCATTTCCCCGAAGTGGAGATAAACGCCCAGGGAAAGAAGAGGACGATGGAGGAGGCTGAAGCATCAGAACCGACCATGAAGAGACGCAAAGTGGCTGAAGAGGGCAATGCACTAATCAGGCGAGTTCTCCGGGCAGTGAAGAGAGGCGCCAAACAGAGGCGGAACGTCAGGACCAGAGCAGTCGGTCACTTCCCTCAAATGTTGAGAAACACTGAGGGAATGAAGAGAAACCTGGAGGGCGCCGAAGAGACAGCCCCGATCACCAAGCAACGAAGAACGGACCAAGACGGAAAGGCAAGTCCCCGAAGGCCTCCGCTAAAAGCGAAGCGAGGAGGCAGAAAGGCAGAGTTTGTATGGAAAAGGAACTTGAACGATTCCCCGACAGAGCCGCTAGATAGCcatagaaggaagaggaagagggaagaggaggaggaggacaaggtGGAAGAGCTGAAAGTCATGCAGTGGAACACCGAAGAAGCAGGCAGGACGAACAAAAGACGGAAGGCGGATCCAGATTTGCTCGGAGCCAAAAAGGCTTGTCCTCTCGGTCCGCCGAAGGCACGGCAGCGGCTCCCCCGACAGGCAAAGGCCAATGCGGCGGCGAGAATCCACGATCTCTATGGTGCCAAGGCTAAGAGGGCCGAGCAGGGACCAAAGGCGGCGGCAGCGGCGGCCCCTGAGGGCAAGACAGAAGAGGTGGCAATGAAAGGGAATCTTCCTCCTCCCAATGAACCCCAAAAGGAGCTGCCTGGAAGAAAGAAAGTGAAGGACCAGCCGCCGCCAAAGAAGATGCCTGGAAGAAAGAAAGTGAAGGACGAGCCTCCTCCACCAGAGAAGCAACCTgaaaaggggaaactgaaggacgAGCCACCACCAGAGAAGAAGCCTAGAGGAAGGAAAGCGAAGGACGCCAACGTACCAAAGGACCAAAAGAAGGGGAAAGGGAAGCCCACAGTCGATGAATTGAGCGAGGCTGAGGTGAAAAGGCTTCTGCTCAAAGGACATGAGTTGGGTTCGGGAGCCTACGGAACGGCCTACAAAGTCCTTCACAAGGGAAAGCTAGCAGTGCTGAAAGTGGCCATCGAAGACCTGTGGCAAGTGAGAGCAGCTTTCAGAAACGAGGCTAAAACGCTCCAGGAACTCCAGGGCGCGGGAGGAGCTCCTATGCTACTTGGGACCTGTAGCAAGCCAGCCGCCATCCTCATGGACTATTGTTGTGGCCAAGAGTTCTATTCTTTCATTTACGACTCGAAGACCTTGCCTTCCCTCGCCTTGCAAGCACTTCCGGACATTGCGAGGAGGCTCCACGAAATCCACCTGGCAGGCTATATCCATGCAGATTTAAAGACAGACAATGTGATGGTCAACGAACAGGTGCAGCCCCGAATAATCGACTTCGGATTAGCAGTGAAAAAAGGCAGGAAGATAAACGTAGGGCAAAATATGTCCGACTCCATTTACGCGCCAGAGTACACGAGAGGTGCGCCCGCTCAGCCCTGGGGAGACGTCTACTCCATGGGATGTCTGGTTGATGATACTATCTACGCCCTCTACGATGACATCCCGAAGGATtacgaaaatataataaaaatggccaaaaatataaatCCTAAACTTCGACCAACTGTGCCCGAGTTGGTGGAGCAGCTGGAAGCAGCGTGGCGGAAACAGAATCTACAATAG